The following proteins come from a genomic window of Lycium ferocissimum isolate CSIRO_LF1 chromosome 4, AGI_CSIRO_Lferr_CH_V1, whole genome shotgun sequence:
- the LOC132052548 gene encoding F-box protein At3g58530, giving the protein MEEKATAEAAIWTKETVPKVMKIVSSRLPQRDLITLLLVSPSIHHAILSHPSLWLVLDFHEMSNAGDRLVSALSLPRYRNVKHINLEFAQDIEDKQLETVKSKCGDSLLDLEILNLNGCQRISDKGIEVVTNTCPKLKVFSIYWNVRVTDVGITHLVKNCRSVVDLNLSGCKNITDKSLHLVADNYQELESLNITRCIKVTDSGLQRICLNCSSLQSLNLYALSTLTDEAYKKISLLPHLKFLDLCGGQNLTDDGLSCIAMCNNLVSLNLTWCVRVTDVGVIAIAQGCRSLTFLSLFGILGVSDKCLEVLSSFCSNTLTTLDVNGCTNIKNRSRDQLLKLFPNLMCFKVHS; this is encoded by the exons ATGGAGGAAAAGGCAACAGCAGAAGCGGCTATTTGGACGAAAGAAACAGTGCCAAAAGTGATGAAAATAGTGAGCAGTAGGCTACCACAAAGAGACCTCATCACTCTTTTACTTGTCAGCCCTTCGATTCACCATGCTATCCTTTCTCACCCCTCCCTCTGGCTG gttcttgattttcatgagatGAGCAATGCTGGTGATCGCCTTGTTTCAGCTCTTTCTTTG CCGAGATATCGCAATGTGAAGCATATCAACCTTGAGTTTGCGCAGGATATTGAAGACAAGCAACTGGAAACTGTTAAAAGCAAG TGTGGGGATTCCCTTTTAGATTTGGAGATTTTAAATCTAAATGGTTGTCAAAGGATCTCTGACAAGGGAATCGAAGTAGTGACAAATACTTGTCCTAAACTGAAGGTCTTTTCCATTTATTGGAATGTAAG GGTAACAGATGTTGGCATTACTCATCTAGTGAAGAACTGCAGATCTGTGGTAGATTTGAACTTAAGTGGATGCAAG AATATTACAGATAAAAGTTTGCATCTGGTTGCTGACAATTATCAAGAATTGGAATCGTTGAACATCACTAG GTGCATCAAGGTGACGGATTCTGGTTTGCAGCGGATATGTTTGAACTGCTCTTCTCTTCAGAGTTTGAACCTTTATGCCCTTTCCAC CTTAACGGATGAAGCTTATAAGAAGATATCTCTTTTGCCTCATCTTAAATTCCTGGATCTCTGTGGTGGTCAG AATCTAACAGATGATGGGCTTTCTTGTATAGCCATGTGCAATAACCTGGTGTCTCTCAATTTGACATG GTGTGTACGAGTCACTGATGTTGGGGTCATAGCAATAGCTCAAGGCTGCAGGTCTCTTACATTTCTAAG TTTATTTGGGATACTTGGGGTCTCTGACAAGTGCTTGGAGGTGCTTTCTAGCTTCTGCTCCAATACACTAACAACCCTTGATGTAAATGGGTGCACCAATATAAAG AATCGCAGCCGTGATCAACTGCTGAAGTTATTCCCCAACCTGATGTGCTTCAAAGTGCATAGCTAA
- the LOC132052549 gene encoding mitotic-spindle organizing protein 1B-like, whose amino-acid sequence MDPEAARNARDSLDLVFHMSNILDTGLDRHTLSVLIAFSEMGFNPEALAAVVKELRRETLASSSVQSIPPSAP is encoded by the coding sequence ATGGATCCAGAAGCTGCACGCAATGCACGGGATTCACTGGATCTGGTATTTCATATGTCAAACATTCTTGACACTGGACTTGATCGTCACACTTTATCCGTTCTGATTGCATTCTCTGAAATGGGTTTCAACCCTGAGGCCTTAGCTGCTGTAGTTAAGGAGCTTCGCAGAGAAACACTGGCTTCTTCTTCTGTCCAATCAATCCCTCCATCAGCACCTTAG